One Pecten maximus chromosome 7, xPecMax1.1, whole genome shotgun sequence genomic window carries:
- the LOC117330406 gene encoding potassium voltage-gated channel subfamily A member 1-like: protein MHIINQNTITDGRGYLQPPSNHHDKSHFRSSSTDSNWKDLFGSHSRLPPVTSAVSDDDEDGGDQDPLNEFIPQDTLPYGHECDVEGCKRITINVSGLKFETQLRTLNRLPHTLLGNPSKRKKYWDSKRKEFFFDRHRPSFPAILYYYQSGGRLKRPMEVPSDIFLNELQFFELGKSVVTTYKGEEGFIINNNETPLLPDQRFQRKVWELFEYPDSSVPARVLAIMSVIVILVSVTTFCVETLPVFHGVECIEVIANSSPNSSSVAVKKIPNFEHPLFIIEAVCICWFSIELVCRFLSSPSKRTFLKDIINWIDFASIMPFFFSMGLYLISHECGQSKSGVLSVLRVLRVSRILKLSKHSVGLQILGKTMQTSISELVMFALFLGIGIIISSGAMFYAELPEPNTHFKSIPDAFWWAIVSMTTVGYGDMYPCGAFGKIVGSMTVICGILSIALPVPVIVANFNTFYRQAQTRS, encoded by the coding sequence ATGCATATCATTAACCAAAACACGATAACAGATGGAAGAGGGTATTTACAGCCGCCTTCCAACCACCATGATAAAAGTCATTTCCGGTCGTCTTCGACCGATTCTAATTGGAAAGACCTTTTTGGATCCCATTCACGTCTTCCACCAGTGACGTCCGCAGTTTCAGACGATGATGAGGACGGAGGCGACCAAGATCCACTTAATGAGTTTATTCCTCAAGATACATTACCGTACGGACACGAATGCGACGTTGAGGGCTGCAAGCGCATTACTATCAACGTAAGTGGATTGAAGTTCGAAACTCAACTCCGCACTCTAAATAGGCTTCCACATACGTTACTTGGCAACCCTTCAAAGCGAAAGAAATACTGGGACTCCAAACGAAAGGAATTTTTCTTTGATCGACATCGACCAAGCTTCCCAGCTATTTTGTACTACTACCAGAGCGGTGGTAGGCTGAAGCGCCCGATGGAGGTTCCATCGGATATATTCCTCAACGAACTTCAGTTTTTCGAACTAGGAAAATCTGTCGTAACGACCTATAAAGGAGAGGAAGGATTCATTATCAATAATAATGAAACACCTTTGTTGCCTGACCAACGCTTTCAGAGGAAGGTGTGGGAGCTGTTCGAGTACCCAGATAGTTCAGTGCCTGCCAGAGTCTTAGCCATCATGTCTGTGATCGTAATATTGGTATCTGTAACCACATTTTGCGTAGAAACATTGCCTGTATTTCACGGTGTCGAGTGCATTGAAGTTATTGCAAACAGTTCTCCAAATAGCAGCAGTGTCGCCGTAAAGAAGATACCAAACTTCGAGCACCCATTGTTCATAATAGAGGCAGTTTGCATATGTTGGTTTTCAATAGAACTTGTATGCCGTTTTCTTTCTAGCCCTTCCAAGAGAACTTTTCTGAAGGATATTATAAATTGGATAGATTTTGCATCCATAATGCCATTCTTTTTTTCCATGGGGCTATATCTGATTTCCCATGAATGCGGTCAGTCCAAGAGCGGTGTGTTGTCGGTACTGCGGGTACTGAGAGTGTCGCGTATCCTCAAGCTAAGTAAGCACTCGGTAGGACTCCAGATTCTCGGAAAAACAATGCAAACTAGCATTAGCGAGCTGGTCATGTTCGCTTTGTTTCTCGGTATTGGGATTATCATATCCTCCGGTGCGATGTTCTATGCAGAACTGCCAGAGCCAAATACACATTTCAAGAGCATCCCTGATGCATTCTGGTGGGCGATTGTATCTATGACAACAGTAGGATATGGAGATATGTATCCATGTGGAGCCTTTGGTAAAATAGTTGGGAGTATGACAGTTATATGTGGGATTTTATCTATAGCACTTCCGGTTCCGGTTATTGTTGCAAATTTTAATACCTTCTACAGACAGGCACAGACTAGGAGTTGA